The Bryobacteraceae bacterium genomic sequence CTCACAGTCGCTCGCCAACTGGAGCTTCTACTTCTTCATGACCGGCGGCCTCGGCTTCTTCGTCACCTTGTGGCTCGGCGGCTTCTGGCAGGGATGGCAGTGGAACAACCCGGCGATTCCGTTCATCGACACCGTAGTCGCCCTCGGACCGGTCTGGCTCGTCCGGTTCTTCTCCGGGATCCTGATGTTCCTCGGAATCGTAAGCTTCGCCTACAACATCATGGCAACGGCCATCGGACCCGCCAGCAAGCCGGCGGCCGCGTAAGGAAGGGAGCCTCTCATGCTGCGAAAAGCTGACGACAACGCGATGTTCGCCGTGGTGGCGGCCCTCGGATTCTTCTTCATCGGCGGCATCCTCACCACCATCGTCCCCCCGATGGTCGACAAGACATGGGCCCAGCCGTTCGAAAATAGTGACCCTTCGAAGGGCCCCACCGGTAAGCTTACCCCGTACACTGAAGTGGAGCTGAAAGGACGCGCGATCTACGTCCGTGAAGGCTGTTGGTACTGCCACACGCAGCAGACGCGCACTCTGCTCGCCGACACCAAACGCTCCGGCTGGCGCGGCGTCGATTCGCCGGTCTCGACGCCCGACGAGTTCGTCTACGACGACCCCCACATGTTCGGCACCAAGCGCACCGGCCCGGACCTGTCGCGCGTCGGCGGCAAGTACGACGCCCAATGGCACCGCACCCACTTCCGCAACCCCCGGGACCTGGTGCAGGGATCCATCATGCCGCCCTTCCCCTGGATCGCCGACAACGAGGAGGAGTTCCAGGCGATGCTCGCCTATCTCCAGAAGCTGGGCCGCGCGAAGAACTGGCGCCCCGACAACGACTACGAGCAATAGAGGTTGCCCATGCAGGACTACACTTACCCGAGCGTCTACTTCGCATACCTGTTCTTCTTCCTGCTGTTCGGACTCGCCGTCTACTTCTTCGTCCGTACGTGGCGCCACGGCTACTTTGGCCCCGATAGCGAAGAAGTGAAGTTCCGGATGCTCCGAGAAGACTCAGATTGAGGCACTGAAATGGAAAAAGAAACCCACATCAAAGACTACGCCGAAGGCTGGATCAGCGAACGCGAAGGCACAGACGTTCCTACGTTTCTCAAGTTTGCTTTTGTCGTGATCGGCGGCGGATGCGTGTCCTACATCTTCGTCTACATGAACGGCGACACCGGCCATGCCGACCGCGGTCCGTTCGTGCAGGCCTTGAACCGCGCCACCACGCAAGCCGACGGGCTCATGACCGCCGTCGGCCTGATGGCCGTCGTCTACGTAATCGCCGTCGTCTTCTTCGCCTTCCGCGGCAAAGTCGAATAACCGGGGAGCAATGGCCACCGCAGCGAATCCCGCCCTCGTTCAGATCCGCCAGCCGGACGACTCCGCATATTGGGTCGAGATGGTGAAGTGCCGCCACGCCTGCCCCGTGCATACCGACGCCTGCGGCTACGTGAACGCCATCGCCGAGGGCCGCTACGAAGATGCGTACCGCATCGCGCGAGCCACCAACCCCTTCGCCTCCATCTGCGGACGCGTGTGCGGAGCGCCCTGCGAGCTCAACTGCCGGCGCGGCTCGCTCGATGAACCAGTCTCCATCCGTGCGCTGAAACGCTTCGTCACCGGTCAGTTCGGTCCGGAAACGGGCGACTACGCCATCTACCGGGATGCCGCCAATCTGCGCATGCTCCCGCCCGAGCGCGGCGACTACGAGCGCGTCGCTGTGATCGGAGGCGGAGTCTCCGGCATGACCGTCGCCCACGATCTGGCGCTGGTCGGCTACAAAGTCACCGTATTCGAAGCCGACGCCGAGCCGGGCGGGATGCTGATGGCCGGCGTGCCCGTGTTCCGCCTCCCCCGCGACCTGGTGCGTCACGAGATCCAGGCGATCCTCTCGCTCGGCGTCGACCTCCGTTGCAACCAGCGGCTCGGCCGCGACTTCACCATCCAGTCCCTCCGCGACGACGGTTTCGCGGCGATCTTCCTCGGCATCGGTCTCGCCAAGGGGCGCAAGCTGAATCTCCCCGGCGGCGACCTGCCGGGCGTCTTCGACGGCATTGAGTTTCTGAAAGCGTTCAACGAGGGGCGGCCGCTGCCGCTCGGCGAGCGGATCGTCGTGATCGGCGGCGGCAACGTCGCCTACGATGTGGCTCGATCGGCGCTCCGTCCGGCCTGGTACAAGAGCCGCGCTGACGCGTTCGAAGAGATGGACCGCGCACAGCAGATGACCTACGACGTGGCTCGGTCCGCGCTCCGCCTCAGCGGCGACAAGGAAGTCCACGTGGTCTGCCTCGAAAGCGTGGAGGAGATGCCTGCCGACGAGATCGAGATCGTCGAAGGCAAGGAAGAGGGCATCCGGCTCCACACCCGTCGCGGCCCGCGCGCGGTCATTGAGGAAAACGGCCGGGCGGCCGGACTGCGGACCGTGCTCTGCAAAACCGTATTCGACGAGAACCGCCGGTTCAGC encodes the following:
- a CDS encoding cbb3-type cytochrome c oxidase subunit II; translation: MLRKADDNAMFAVVAALGFFFIGGILTTIVPPMVDKTWAQPFENSDPSKGPTGKLTPYTEVELKGRAIYVREGCWYCHTQQTRTLLADTKRSGWRGVDSPVSTPDEFVYDDPHMFGTKRTGPDLSRVGGKYDAQWHRTHFRNPRDLVQGSIMPPFPWIADNEEEFQAMLAYLQKLGRAKNWRPDNDYEQ
- a CDS encoding FAD-dependent oxidoreductase, with amino-acid sequence MATAANPALVQIRQPDDSAYWVEMVKCRHACPVHTDACGYVNAIAEGRYEDAYRIARATNPFASICGRVCGAPCELNCRRGSLDEPVSIRALKRFVTGQFGPETGDYAIYRDAANLRMLPPERGDYERVAVIGGGVSGMTVAHDLALVGYKVTVFEADAEPGGMLMAGVPVFRLPRDLVRHEIQAILSLGVDLRCNQRLGRDFTIQSLRDDGFAAIFLGIGLAKGRKLNLPGGDLPGVFDGIEFLKAFNEGRPLPLGERIVVIGGGNVAYDVARSALRPAWYKSRADAFEEMDRAQQMTYDVARSALRLSGDKEVHVVCLESVEEMPADEIEIVEGKEEGIRLHTRRGPRAVIEENGRAAGLRTVLCKTVFDENRRFSPVFDEDYIEEIPADTVIFAIGQTADLEFLKPEDGVATERGLIKVNPETYQTTAPDVFACGDVAHGPRLFIDAVASAQVAARSMHDFLRGVRTDVVLRKQWKPASYSMMDAWQRTPRENPPALESEKRQASIEIVELPFPEEEARRQGARCLRCNVNTVFDTTLCIACNGCVDVCPENLIRLVGLSGLVTDPRWLDDVAEALDLSRDEVQAMPAEDLDSFGGVMMKDETTCIRCAMCASRCPTHAITMQQFQFSWECVNVPTPNDKLIFKAG